A region of the Mangifera indica cultivar Alphonso chromosome 10, CATAS_Mindica_2.1, whole genome shotgun sequence genome:
AAGAATATCTTATGTTGTATCAACACCCATGAATAATATTACTgtagatataaatttttttattattaagtcaaaccacattaaaaattttttatattttaatttttgttttagctaCAGTTTATTCTATACCATAGTGAATATCAAAATTGATAACGGACCATTAACATCACTAGTGTAACTTGTCTTCCACTAGGTTCTAAATTGCTTATATCTCCTGCAATCTGtaacaaatacaaatattttttacttaaatcaaTGTGGGCTCTAAAGGTTCATTAGTGACATTGAGTGAAGAACATAATCAACTTTCCACATAATTTTCTTCGAATCATGTGTTTGCGAATGAGATGGTTTTTGCTACTACCACGATTTTTTACATGTTGCGTTAGCCTTTCAATCTCACATTGAAGCACGCCCACATATTCTTATCTTGTCTTCACTGAAAGCAAGAAGGATTTGGCTCACGGCCATATGCACGGCTGAAACCGGAGTGAATCTGAGATTTTGGATGCAAACAATCCtcataaattatattagaaCTTCGTAGTATCTAATACACAGAGAAACACCCCGTAATCCCGCGCGGTTCTCAATTAGATTTCATATTATTGATTCAGATGTTCTTAAATAATCCAATATAAACAATTCACAATTTGCAGATCTCTATAACCAATTGAAACCTTGGGATaatccaaattttatttaatttcttgtgCTAGGAGGCAGGCACACCCAAATATTGCATGGTCAATATATGATCCTAAATAACAAAGCAATTAcgcaacaaaataattaattagaataaacAACACATATAAAACTGAAATCTTCTGCGAAACAAAAAGCTGAGTCAACAAAAACATAACAAGGAAACTATAGCAAGAAAATCCAAATACATAATCATAAATGTTCTCATcctagattttattataacaaggCGGGTGTTCTTAGTCGAACAAACTGAATCCCATGTCGTCATCAGACTCCTCTGCTGGCTCTtccttcttctcttcctctGCAGCAGCGGCAGCTGGAGCAGCACCTCCAGATGCGGCAGCAGGTGCAGCAGCAACAGCAAACTTACTGGGATCCTGCATTTCATTTTCACATATAAAGACTATTAAGAGATgcacaagaaaaaacaaagaattcaAAGAACTCTGTGAGTCAGAGTCAACCAAACGATTTATGTCACACAAACCTTGAGGTACTCCTTCACTTCGTCTGCCTGAGGGAAGGAATACTCAGTTGCAACTGCCACAGCCAGCACATTCTTGTAGGCATTGATGAACATGTGTGGTGCAGCTGCCAAAGTTGGGTAAGAGATGGCCAGTGCCAATGAGGTAACCATTGAGACACCAACAGCAAACTTCTCAATCAGATCATCCTCAGTCAGGTCAAGCACCTCTGGGGCGAAGACAGAGCCATTGTCATAGACAGACTGGACAACAAGGCCATACGAGAAGGGCCTAATGCCAAGCTTGGCCAGCAAAGCAGCCTCAGAAGATCCCACCTTGTCACCCTTCTTGATAAGCTCCACAGGGGTGATAATTTCTACGGTACCCTTGTTAATCTTGGTGGGAATGTTGAGCACCTATAACAGATTTAAACATGGTTATCACTATATACACAATATGTCCCCCATATTCTGTcgacataatatataatatcagtACTACTTAaaaattcctttttaaaactagtaaggtgtatatgaaaatttttaaatttttaagagtgtTTATGATATCTTTCGAAATGGTGAACAGCTACACGATTCAACAATAATGGATTTAAAACTGTAAGATATCACATCAGAAATCAAAGCAAAAACAATTATACTGCGTATTTAGATCACATACCTGGAAGAAAGAGGTCTGCGATGGGTCGAGTCCAGTGTTGCCTGGTGGAACAACGACATCAATTGGGGCAATCAAACCGACACGAGCGGGAGCTCCAACCTATCAAATATCAATATCAACAGAGATCGCGTGAGGCATCTTAACACTAATCTACATATCAAAATGAGTGCATGATGGAAAAAAATGAACTAAGTTAAGAATTCATAAATCTTGAAAGCAAATGAAACGCCAACATATCAATAATTGGACCTTGTACTTGGCGACCTCCTCACGAACTTCCTTCAAATCACCCTTGGTGAAAATCAACCCAACATTACCCTGATTTacaaaatcatcataaaatcccgtcaataaacaaaaacagaaaaagatgaaactcacaaaaaaaccaaagaaaattACCTGAAGAAGTGGAATCAAGTTGAGGAAGGCCTTGTTCCCGGTCTTCTCAGAGTGAATTCTAATGGAGCGTTTCATCATGGTATTCTTTCCCATCAGTACAACAGAGTCGCCACGTAGACCTTGCCTGATATTCTGGAGCTGGTTGGACCCCACGTTGTCGGCGGCGGCCACCAGGATCTGGTGGTACTCATCCAATAATTGGCATAGCTTGGCGTCATAAGCGATCTTCTTGTCGGCCTTTGATGGTTTCACCGCCATGGATATTATTCTGTTTCTAAGCTTTAACTTACTAACAAAACGAACAAAAATGAGGGCCAAGACGACGCTACGGCTCGGTCAAGGCGGACAGCGGGACGATGCCGTCTCTTTAACCTCGTCGGAATTTAGAGACTATTAACACAAACTTGTTTACGCTTCGAAATGGAAGGCTGATGAGAATGGCTATTAAGTTTCTATGAGTTTAAATAGTGGGGAGAGTGGAGATTAGGGTTTTCGCGGAGACCTAAATCGGACGGTTGGCGTTTCGTTTTGGTTGGAGGATCGGACGGTTGGGAGTGTTTAATTCGTAATGGGCCGGAAAGAGTGGAACAGGCGCTGTAGTATCATATTTTCTAAGTATCAGGGCCCCTGAtgaaggataaaattgttaaggaaatatatgaaaatttaaaaggaGAGTTAAACGAAAAAAGGATAATATTTTgctcatatttttaattaatataataaataaattgataaatatttttatttttaaataatataataaatattttaaaataattatactcaaagatatttaagtaaaataatatttaataattttttattatatctaataaaaaacaataattatttatatttactaatttttattaaatatagttatacTTTATACTTTTGAATCTTTTAAGGAatctatgtttttattttatttttggtaataaaatattattttaaccaaaCGTATCCAAAGAATAATCTTTGAAGTCCCTATCTTTCGACAATTTTTGAACCCcaattttcttctaattctatatgtatttatttttgatctGGCAGTTTAGTTTGAAAGAATTAATCAATATTTCTAGTTCAGAGTGTCATTTCTGTCATACTTTAGCTACTGGTTGAGGTGATCATTTGGTGACTTAGAGCAAATAGGTAGAAAGGAAGGAAGAAGgaattaaagagaaaagaaatcgGAGATTTTAAGAGTGGGGGAGGCAAACAAATTGAAATGGGAAGGAAACCAACATAGATTTATGTGAATTATGAAATTAGTACACtgtcaaaatatatttgattttttttaacaaaaaatcttattcgaattggattattattttcaaaactgaaTCAATTATACTGAATTAGATAGATTTTTAGTTCAGTGATCAACctcttaattattaaattaaataagttaagagtttaattttaatatatagttaaatgatatttaaatttattattattattttttatattgatggtCCTTTTTTGACTGTCAAATTACCTGTTTAGGgtaatatttttgatatttatatgaatccaaaaagggcaaaaaaataaaaagagcagCTCCTTTCTCACGCTCAATTTTCTTGATTACTTGTCTTTTTCCACAACAATTTAATCCAATTTTCTAATATAACACGTGTTAAATTCTGATTGGAAACCGTGTTCGCCTtggatattttcaaaatatccaaaaataaaaaaatatataaaaatcattagGCGGGTATTTAACCACCGAAAATAAGATAGATAACTTCCAATGTTGTTCAGTGTCAAGATAAGATTTCAAAGAGAtctcaaaattttctctcaaaacCCGTAAAATCCCCGAGCTTTGATGGCAGCAATGTTGCTTCAATCCAACTAAGGCTTCTGGTTTTTCGATTGCAAATATGAATTTCTCGTCAAGTTTTCGCGGGAATTTTAGTTTGTTGTCGCAGTGTAGTACTTGCTGTCATGTTCGTCTCCAGCCACTTTTAGCTTCTTTACATGTTCCTCGCCCAGAGCGCTGTCGTTTTGCAAGTTTTAATTCATACCAGGTTTCAAggtaacattttaatttattttgtttcttcatttttattttgttggtgTCTTGGTAATGGATTATGGTGTTTGATGTAGATTTTgcaggaagaagagagagactGTTTGTAGAGTAACTGAGACAGATACTGAACCAGATAGTAATAATGATAAGGTGATTTTGCCTTTGcatgttcaaaatttgtttgttaAGATTTAATGCAAATAAAATGCACTTGTATGGTAATTGTTTTGCCAAGAAGCTATTTTGAAATTGGGATTGAAGCTTGGGTTTGTGTTTTACTTATTCGTATTGAAGTTCATATGGATATAtacaggaaaaagaaataaataaagatggGGAGAACCCACCTGCCACTGATAGCAATCAGGAAAATGATAAACCTGAGCTCGATTCACGGCTTAATGCTGTAAATCAGATAACCAGCAGTGATGCACAAACAAATAGTCTAGGTGGTGGACTGCAggtatttatttcttattttttgttgaattattgCTAAATGTTAGTCACTAGATAAATTTTTTGCTGCATGTTGATTGGTTTAGTTACTGATTAGTTTGGGTGCTATCCGATGAGTTCACTTTCCATGCTTTGCCTCGCTAGTTGAACTTAAGGGGATATGATTtgcttaatattattttcttttgttgtcatAGACTTCTTGATATGCGCAGAAAGTTGAAGCGTAAAAATCTAGTTCAATTTAATGGTTCTACTAATTTCATTATAGAGGAAAACGTTGACTCTTGCCAACATTCAAATCCGTCAGCTTGTTCATGTAATCGTGTACTCTGACTCTTGATGAGATTACTACTGTCTGGATGGTTTTCTGACAGACACAAATTTCCACATAAACATTGTTGTGCTTGGGATATGATCCCAAGGCTTCTTGTATGACTACAAGAGATCTTACTAGTGAGTTAGCTAGTACTCACAAACAAACATTAGTTCCTTACAGAAGAGGTTTCCTGTTTAAAGTTTTGGCACTTGTTTGAGTTTTCATTGCAAGGAAAAGATTGGATTTATTTTGTTGAGTGGGGTGTGATTTTTAGTTCTTTTGATccctatttttttatatttatttgatgcAGGATGTCGATGATGTTGAAGTTGCTAGTGGATCCCCTTTGCCAGGTGTGAAGGTGATTATTGTCATTGCTATGATGTGTCATGCTTAGAACAGAAATATTATCTCCATGTCTCTGTATTTTACCTCTCTTCATCTATTTCCTGAACAGCCTCAGCAAATGGATGAAGCAATGAGGATTCCCAAGGAAACAATAGACATTCTTAAGGATCAAGTATTTGGTTTTGATACATTTTTTGTGACTAGTCAGGAGCCATACGAGGTGAGTAGATTACTTGAATGGCTTTCTATGTCTTGTTGTTTGCAATTCCcatgtataaaatattacatgtgAAGATGGCACAACTTACACAGTTTGCAACCTGGGTTAgaaaccttattttttttaagtttataacaaattttcattgaaaattagTAATTCTCTGTTGATTTAAGATTTATAATATGGTTCTAAAACTAAAGTATCCTTATGAATAATATAAAGAGAATTTGTGGCAATTTATGTTTCGGTTTTCAAGTGACTGATGATTTTTTATGGGGTTGTTTTCAAGTTGAACCTAATGATTTACTTCTGCTAGGCTGGAGTTTTGTTTAAAGGAAATTTGCGTGGACAGGCTGCTAAAAGCTATGAAAAGATATCAATGAGAATGCAGGTGTAGGGATCTGCACTCTATCCTTTCTAatattgtcaagatattataCTTATCTTTGCTAAAATTAATTATGGCTTAATGTATGCACAGAATAAATTTGGAGATCTGTATAAGCTTTTTCTTTTGGTCAATCCAGAGGATGATAAACCAATAGCGGTTGTTGTTCCAAAGAAGACATTGCAACCAGAGACAATTGGTGATTTTTTAGCTCTAGCAAAAATAATAACTTACACTaattattttcagaaatttCTTAGCATGAAAATAGCATCAGAAATACCTGTTGTTGAAACTAAAAAGAAGGTTGTAAACCATAATGTgctatttttacctttttttttgcAGCTGTTCCTGAATGGTTTGCTGCTGGTGCATTTGGAGTAGTTACTGTGTTTACGTTACTTCTCCGAAATGTTCCTGCATTGCAGTCCAGCTTATTGTAAGAATTTTTCTATCTTGTAATCATCAAATCTTCGGCAAATACAAATTCCGGCATATGATTGACCCTATAATCTATGCAATGAAACATAATTATCTCCTTCATTGATGATTGTTGCATAATTTATATCACTCTGATCAGGCGCTGTGTAAGCATTTGCTTTGAATggttaatatttttcttaaggtgaaatcaatttaattttcatgACTTTAATTATAATGATTGTCGTGCTTCAGATCAACCTTCAATAATCTCGACTTGTTAAAGGATGGCCTTCCTGGAGCTCTTGTTACTGCACTTGTTATAGCAGTGCATGAACTTGGCCACATTTTAGTTGCAAAAATTTCTGGCGTTAAGCTTGGGGTGCCTTTCTTTGTTCCCAGTTGGCAGGTGATATATTGATGGTTGTTCTGtacagttaattttaacttggAATGATTTTTTCTCCCTCTCCCCTCTTCctgatgatgatgagatttAACCCAGGAAAGCCTTTTTCTGCtatcatttaaatattgattttgaacatcacaatttcttttttatatcttttattagtGTGATGCACATCGGCAGCAGCCAATCTTAGTGTTAGCATGCAGTATAAAAGCAGCTTGTTGGAGCAAATATGTGTTGATCTTGCCATAAAATGTTTTCAAATTAGCAATATCTCTCAACTTAGATTCttgttttgatatgaaattacATCAACAACGATGCCTGAGTGGTAATCAACTTAGATTTTACGTGTGTGTGGTCCAAATTCTTACCTTCTGAAAATTCTTTTACTGATccattttctgtttttatagGTATACATCAAGTCTAAATGAATTGTTTTGATGCAGACAGGCTCTTTTGGTGCTATAACTAGGATAACAAATATTGTACCAAAGCGTGAAGATCTTCTTAAGGTTGCAGCAGCAGGACCTTTAGCTGGGTTTTCCTTGGGTTTTGTTCTTCTCCTTTTGGGATTCATCCTACCTCCCAGCGATGGAATTGGAATAGTTGTTGATGCTTCAGTGTTTCATGAGTCATTTCTTGTAGGTGGCTTAGGTAAGCAAGGTGTAAAGATGGGTCATCATGTGTGCacatattcaattatttatcatCCCCTGATCTGTCTTTCAGTAACATGTTTCCCGCAATGCTAATCCATTATTCTGTTTTCAGTGATGAGGTTATTAAATTTGACTCTAACAATGCTTTGGCTTCAAAGAGCTATACGAAGGATGATACTGATAGtggatttttcttttatagCAAAGCTGCTTCTCGGTGATGTACTCAGAGAGGGCACTCCCATATCTCTTAACCCAGTAATAATTTGGGCATGGGCTGGACTTCTTATAAACGCCATCAACAGCATTCCTGCAGGAGAGTTAGATGGAGGACGAATATCCTTTGCAATTTGGGGAAGAAAGGTACCTCAACCTGATCTAAAGTTCAGTCTATGTTCAAACTTTTTTAAGCATTTGTAATGATCAAAGTGATGGTTTATCAGGCTTCAGCTCGCTTCACGGGTTTGTGCATTGTGCTGCTAGGCCTATCCTCGCTTTTTAGCGATGTCGCATTTTACTGGGTGGTACTTGTATTCTTCTTGCAGAGGGGGCCAATTGCTCCACTCTCAGAAGAAATCACGGATCCTGAGGAGAAGTATGTTGCTCTTGGAATTTTAGTGTTGCTCTTAGGATTGCTAGTATGCTTACCCTACCCATTCCCTTTCACAGATGAAGTCATTTCAAGTTTCTAGCCATTCATTACGCATATTCTCTTCTACCCTTTTGATAGAATTTTCAGAGTCCATGCTAGAAGAATTTGTCTGAAGAAAATTGTTCAAATATAGCCAAAATCTAAATGAGATCGACTTAtcatgaataattttttaatttcaagttcATCAATGAAAGGTAAAAGGAGGATATATTAGTTCAAAGCTGAATGATTCTTATCTCCAGTAGCTACAGATGAAACACTGGTAATTTATTGTCCCGGTATATAGTGCCATACCCTTGTCACGTTTCAAATATGTTAGACAAATATTTTGGGGTTATAACAATTTCCTCCTCGAGGTACACTGAAGGGTTTTGAACAGAATACAGATGCCCATGCATGCAGTTACGTAATGTAATTCTCTCTTAACCTACCAATAACATTGTTACTTGTATAATTCAATCACTTCATCATACCTTAATTAGTGAACTTTGGATATGTATGGATTGACATTTGTAGCAATGATTGAACGGTGTTGGATTGAGTAACAATTCATTCTTACTATAGTCATAGATTGAAGTGGACATTGACATTCGACAATAGGTCTATTAGAGAAATCAATTCCCTTGCTTGgagtaacaatttttttattaatttattatagtcTTCACACATATCTCTATATGTCCGATCACCACTTTTTTGCCAATCTCCTCTTAACGATGATATTCGATTGATATTAAACCTATGTGTAGCAGTTCGTGTTATTGAATCATATTCATATTGTATTAGTTCAGATTTCGAGTCAGAGATTTTCAACTCTAAtactatttgaattaaaattgtgttaaaatttttcaatcctaACCTAACCCTTTAATGTTCAGTTTGACGTGATACAATCTAAATTGCCCAAAAATTGTCTATAGAAATTGCCtattgtttttagttttttaagtgtttttaacgttttaatttattcatcaaattatcccaacatattattaataaatcgcACAATATAATAGttaatcttatttaaaaattgttaaaaaattttgttccaAGGTCCTCTAAACCACGTTAATAACcttattaatcaaattacattattattacataataataaaataaaatatttaaataataatcaataataatataaatgattacaactaaacaaatatataactatatacaatttgtaaaaattttaactattgtTAATATTGTTCTTTAACATATTAACAATTTATCCTTAACAAATTTTGCTAAAGTAACATATCTCTAAACATCTGTGTTAGTTCATCAAATTATCCTAATGTATTATTAATAAGTCATACAATATAAcgttttgttttattaaaaaatggtcAAAAAATTTCATTCCGAGGTCTTTTAAAATACGTCAATAATCCTATTAATCAAATCACATTTTTACtacagaataataaaataaaatatttaaataaaaattaacaataatatgaGTGATTACaactaaacaaatatataattatatgtaaaaatttcaaactattattgatattgttcttaaacatatttcaataatttatttttaacaaattctattaaaataatatatttttaaacattcgTATTAATCTGAGTTACTTTAGATTACTTTCATGTCAACCTTAACACTATTACATTTAGTTTCGAGTCCAATcaaattgacttaaaataaattttgtgtcaaaaaactcatttttaacctaatttttttcattttgtatcGTGTTATATAGAGTTAACGgggtatattaaaaattgttaactttaactaaaCCTTAtcgattttatataaaatggttTGTTAACATCAAATCGAATGATCATATATATCACCGTTATTAAGAGGAtgtatttcatagacactagaacGATCATTCATATAAAATCTTCTTAGTAGATTAGTCTGATGAACACGTCTACATAACGTGTACTCATGTGTTGCATGAAATTTTCTATAAACTACTTTGACACATGACATTTGTTACTATcatttgatgaaattgtttaACACTGTGATGTTTCTCACCATATTACCTATGTTATTGGTTAAGTTAATATTGAGATTacgaatatttttaaaataatcaccTTATATGAACATATAATCCTCATAATCAATTGATATACACTAATCCCCTTGtcacaattttatcattttaaaaatatttatttattatagataaagAATTCTACCATTTTAACAATCAccttagatataaattatttatgaacCAATGTCGTCAAGAAGATCCATATTTCAATACCTGAACAGAATTAgaacttttataattatatctgtTTTGCTTACATTTGCAATGACACTTTCCATACCCAAACTGCTCGTTTTGCAAGTCTAATGTCACGGGCTAATTTCCGCAAGCACGGCACAGGGTCGTAGCAGTGCGGCAAACTGGGGTGCCACAGTATGAACGCAGGTTCAAGATGCCCTAGTGTGAACACAGGTCCAGCCACCATCGGCCTGTGACACTAAGGACGCCAACTACAAAATCTCACATGAAACTCCTGGCTAATGTGAAAAACATGCCAGGGGACAACAAGGTTTTACACGATTAgcatgatttttattttttttcttgtacaGAAGCGTGTAAAACATTCTGGCCCCTGGCTTATAATTTAAACGCCCAGCGTGGTGACAATTTGCCGCGGCCCAAATAGAGTGACTTTTCATAGGAAGGCCTAAAATCCAATGCCGgccaaatttgattttttttaacgTAACGTCAGTCGCACGGCATGCAATCgcattataatattataaataatatatataattttatatataaacaattttatattattttataattaaataattttaaattaaaaataaaattatttttaattataaaataatatattattgtttatatacaaaattatctatattttttatacatataattttgttgaatccCGTAATGTGAAAAACCACGCTAGTCTAAGAATTCATGCAAGTTTGCCTTTGtcaaattttgtttcttaaattATGTTGTTCAAATTGTTCAATttataaccaataaaattatatatattcgttttaaatttacaaataaattatatttaatatatattattatataattagatca
Encoded here:
- the LOC123226836 gene encoding probable zinc metalloprotease EGY2, chloroplastic isoform X1, producing MNFSSSFRGNFSLLSQCSTCCHVRLQPLLASLHVPRPERCRFASFNSYQVSRFCRKKRETVCRVTETDTEPDSNNDKEKEINKDGENPPATDSNQENDKPELDSRLNAVNQITSSDAQTNSLGGGLQDVDDVEVASGSPLPGVKPQQMDEAMRIPKETIDILKDQVFGFDTFFVTSQEPYEAGVLFKGNLRGQAAKSYEKISMRMQNKFGDLYKLFLLVNPEDDKPIAVVVPKKTLQPETIAVPEWFAAGAFGVVTVFTLLLRNVPALQSSLLSTFNNLDLLKDGLPGALVTALVIAVHELGHILVAKISGVKLGVPFFVPSWQTGSFGAITRITNIVPKREDLLKVAAAGPLAGFSLGFVLLLLGFILPPSDGIGIVVDASVFHESFLVGGLAKLLLGDVLREGTPISLNPVIIWAWAGLLINAINSIPAGELDGGRISFAIWGRKASARFTGLCIVLLGLSSLFSDVAFYWVVLVFFLQRGPIAPLSEEITDPEEKYVALGILVLLLGLLVCLPYPFPFTDEVISSF
- the LOC123228059 gene encoding 60S acidic ribosomal protein P0-like, with the translated sequence MAVKPSKADKKIAYDAKLCQLLDEYHQILVAAADNVGSNQLQNIRQGLRGDSVVLMGKNTMMKRSIRIHSEKTGNKAFLNLIPLLQGNVGLIFTKGDLKEVREEVAKYKVGAPARVGLIAPIDVVVPPGNTGLDPSQTSFFQVLNIPTKINKGTVEIITPVELIKKGDKVGSSEAALLAKLGIRPFSYGLVVQSVYDNGSVFAPEVLDLTEDDLIEKFAVGVSMVTSLALAISYPTLAAAPHMFINAYKNVLAVAVATEYSFPQADEVKEYLKDPSKFAVAAAPAAASGGAAPAAAAAEEEKKEEPAEESDDDMGFSLFD
- the LOC123226836 gene encoding probable zinc metalloprotease EGY2, chloroplastic isoform X2, yielding MNFSSSFRGNFSLLSQCSTCCHVRLQPLLASLHVPRPERCRFASFNSYQVSRKKRETVCRVTETDTEPDSNNDKEKEINKDGENPPATDSNQENDKPELDSRLNAVNQITSSDAQTNSLGGGLQDVDDVEVASGSPLPGVKPQQMDEAMRIPKETIDILKDQVFGFDTFFVTSQEPYEAGVLFKGNLRGQAAKSYEKISMRMQNKFGDLYKLFLLVNPEDDKPIAVVVPKKTLQPETIAVPEWFAAGAFGVVTVFTLLLRNVPALQSSLLSTFNNLDLLKDGLPGALVTALVIAVHELGHILVAKISGVKLGVPFFVPSWQTGSFGAITRITNIVPKREDLLKVAAAGPLAGFSLGFVLLLLGFILPPSDGIGIVVDASVFHESFLVGGLAKLLLGDVLREGTPISLNPVIIWAWAGLLINAINSIPAGELDGGRISFAIWGRKASARFTGLCIVLLGLSSLFSDVAFYWVVLVFFLQRGPIAPLSEEITDPEEKYVALGILVLLLGLLVCLPYPFPFTDEVISSF